A region of the Arachis hypogaea cultivar Tifrunner chromosome 15, arahy.Tifrunner.gnm2.J5K5, whole genome shotgun sequence genome:
CTCTCTCACCTCCGTCAGCATGTGACACCGCAGCCAGGTCTGCTAGTTATTtcggacaggcataacggcatcaaggccgcgcttgaggctcctgacgggggatggttacctccggctgcgtaccgtgcattctgcattcgacacgtagCAGCAAATTTTGCACTCACATTCAAGGGCAAAGATGCTCGGAGGCTTCTTGTGAACGCCGCATATGCCAAGACCGAAGTGGAGTTCAATTACTGGTTTGACATTCTGCGCTCTGAGAATCCGGCGATGTGTGACTGGGCGAACAGGATTGATTATTCGTTGTGGACACAGTATTGTGATGAAGAGCACAGATTCGGGCACATGACGACCAATATCTccgagtgtgtgaactcaatcctGAAGGGTGTCAGGAATCTCCTTGTGTGCTCGCTGGTGAAGGCCACATACGGCAGGTTGGCTGAACTATTCGTTCGGAAGGGGAGGGAGGCACAGGCCCAACTTGGTACCGGTCAACAATTCAGTCAATACCTGGCAAAGTGTATCGAGGCAAATCTGAAGACGGCTAGGTGTTTCACGGTGACTGTATATGATAGGGATAACTCGGAGTACACCGTGGCAGAGACGACTCCGACCGGTTCGTTCTCACTCGGTAGCTACAGGGTCTCACTGGGTTCTCAGATATGTGACTGTGGATACTTCCAGGCACTTCATTTTCCATGTCCGCACGCATTGGCATGCTGTTCCAATTCACGTGTTACTTGGCAGCCATACGTCCACCAGGTGTATTGACTAAGTTCAGTTTTCAGTGTATATCAGATGGGATTCACTCCTCCCATTCCGGAGGGATTCTGGCCACCCTATGACGGGCCGACCGTTATACCGGACCCGAACATGAGGCGTGCGAGGGAGGGTCGTTCGTGGTCCACTCAAATACAGACCAATATGGATGAGGCCGATCCAAACCCGCCCAAGAGATGTGGTCTCTGTAGGCAACCCGGACACACTTGTCGGTGTTGTCCACAGGCCGGAGGACCCAGCCATACAAGGTGATATTAGTAGTAGTGTCTGGTTTTGTGTTCTGTTGATACGGGCTTGATCatctgtattttttttcttgttgaaaacGATGTACTAAGTTTGCTAACTAGTGGGTTTCTAGTGCTGAAAAATTCATGCTCACAGAAGATACGTATATCAAATGTGTTACTAATTATGGAAATAAGTTAACGAAATAAAACATGACATTAATAACGAGCGTATGTAACATACAACGAAGATAATGAAGGTAAATAACATACAACCAAGATAACGACATAAAATACAACACTGATAACGAAAACAAATAACATACAACCAAGATAACGAAATAACATATATCAAGATACACAAGTCATCTAAAGAGGTGCGACCCCGTGCCACAGCGACGTGGGACCCGTGTCCTATGACCTCTCCGGATAAAGGGCTCCTCATCCTCGATCTCGTCCTCCTCGTCCTCCGGGGGTGGCTGTGCAGGCGCCCTAGACTGGACATGTAGGGGTCTGGACGAGGATGGACCGGCAACTGAATGTGACGGAGCAAGATGTGCGGATGCTGGGGTCCCACCCAAAGCGAAAGGCTGAATAGGGCCCACTGATGGAGGCTCGTTCAGATCGACATCTAACGCTGCCTGTGTCCCCGACGTCTGTCCCCGTCGACGGGCTGCCTCATCCTCCTGCATGATGGTGGTGTCTCATCTAGGAAATGTGATCCACCAAAATCCGCGTCCATCCCATCACCGGCAAGAAACTCCGAAAACATTGATCCCGGAATCACCTACGGCGTATTCTCCTGAGGTGTCTGGTCGTCAGTGGGAACACCAACGAAGTAATCCCCGAGCGGCCCCCCTCCAAGCCTAGTGTCAGCATGGCTAGATGGATCTCCCATATCGGATCCGTACCACTCTCCTCCATGTCCGCCATGAGCGGGCATAACACCCCCCAGTGGAGCCCCTCGCCCATCGGCCTGATGACCAACAGTAGGCATATGTTGCACAGGAGCAGCTTCCCTCCTCCTGCCTCCACGCCCTCATCGTCGACCACGGCCCCCACCGGCCTCCTCACCCTCCTCCATAGCCTTGTCCAGCCATCTCCACTCACGCTGGCTACGACGTGTCCCAACTCGAGATCTCCTCTCAATCCGACGCCTGTCAGGAACGTCGTCAACTCGGTCCATATCTGGAACTCGGCCAGGACCCCTCTGCGTCGCCTCAACCGGAACAGGAATACCTCTCGGATCCCCCAAGTACATCTCAGGTGACAAGAACCTCTTTCCATACTGATGCCACCAAGCCAAGAACTCATGTGAGGGCCCCGGGTCAGCAACAACATCGAACCGTAACACGTGATCCGCACGTGTCTCCCAGTGAGCATGCCAATGCCGTAAATGGGACAGGAACCAACGGTCACCTCCTCTCCCGTCCTTCGACATCAAGAAGTCGATGTTCAGGGTGGGATATGGGGGAGGCTGTACGCCGCCGAACTGCGGTAACACTCTATCAACCTGATGCCACTCAACCACCGTAAAATATATCAGCGACGTCACACACCGCCATAACATCGTATGCCGAGGCTCCAATACCTCCGGATGGACAACCTGGAGGACGTCGGGTGAGCTGTAGGGCATCCATATAAACTGAAAAAAGCAAATCAAATCCATTTAACGAATTCGTTAAACCATATAAACTGAAACAACCATTAAATATACATATGAGCTTAGTGTACTTACATCTCGAGGCTGTAACAAGTCTATCCTCAGTCGAGCCATCTCCACCCGAGGGCCCTTGTTGCTAATCCCAGGATTGTAACCTGACCACCTGCGTAGGAAGTTAAAAACGGTACTGCATTCATGAATGATTCTAAAAGGCGTGAAATTGGTtgcaaaattgaaaataaataaaataaggttAACTAGTACAATACAATGGTGGTACCTCGAGGCAAGGGGCCAGCTAAACGCATCATACCCAGCAGGCCTAAAAGCAGGAAACCGCCAAAAGATCCAAGACTGAAGTAACTGTAACGGCCCAGCTAACTTCATGACATGTCTGTTggccactcggcacatgcaccggtataGCCATGCTAGTGCCGCCGACCCCCAACTGTAGccacccatctcctcaagcctagcaatgaagggtagccatctgatgtgtatacgattgccggacttgtcggcaaacagctgggtgcccaacaacatcatgatgtagGCACGGGCAAAGTGCCTAACTGTCTCCTCATCGGCCCCGTCGGGGCACTCTCCAAAAGTCTCCTGGAACCAGGTGCAGTTCACTACGAActtttgaatttggttttcagGAGGTAAAACACCGAGCAACTCATGGAACCACTGCCAAGCTGGCCGGCCACCCTCTATGTATACGTGGAAGTCTGTCAGGCAACCACTGACGTAATGTCCGTCCACTGGCAACCCTAGCTGGTACGCGACGTCCTGAAGTGTGatggtgcactctccgaacggcatgtggaaggtgtgcgtctcagGCCGCCACCTCTCGACGAATGCACTCACAAGGGGCTCGTCTATTCGAAACCATCTGTCGttcagtctcgcaagatggtataatccgGCCATTTGCAAGTACGGAATGTACCTATCATCAAGACGCATcccctgctgccgccgcatgctcgATATGCAACGCCGGGGCTGGGTATTAGATGAACCGCATAATGAGAACACATTAAAATACCACTAACATATACAATTCACGCCATAAAAAACCAACAAAGTAATCATGCAATAGTAGATATACTAAACCAGCGACCAAAATTGCATGCATAAACCGCTACCCTAAACCACtaacactaacataaaccactatcaaaaaccattaacaaaaaccactagcctataccactatcctaaaccactaacaataacataaaccactatcaaaaaccattaacaaaaatcaCTAGGCTAAACCACTATCCTAAACAACTGACAAAAACCACTAACAAATACCACTATCATAAACTGCTATCATCAACCACTACCTTTAACCACTAACAAAAAACACTATCAACAGCGCAATATCAGAAAcaactaacctcgtcgttgatcaccccggcgatatgagcaactccatccaaacgataaagcctccccggatcgtcccccatcgccTGAATATGGCGCTCCGGTCTTTGTCGGCTCGATTGTTGGTcattttctctgggatttggtgggtatgagaatgaaaaagtgattcgaatgaacttggttcgaactccttatataggtGAAACccttgtaattcgaatcaactcgaTTCGAATTACCTATTGAACCCAAAAAcacgtaattcgaatcaatatgattcgaactcTATACGTGTACCCTTCTccatgtaattcgaattgatataattCGAACTTGCCTTTTATAGTTCGAACGAATTTGGCTCGAATTACTCACGAATTTTGCATGCATAATTCGATgctagttgattcgaattacgtgCGAATCGTGCTTGGGAGTATTTCGAATTGAATCAATTCGAATTATATAATATTGTGATCTGGTGGATTGATGTCTCAGATTTTCATTTGGCGGATTTGGGTAAATATGAGACACCCTTGGCTCATTTGGGTTTTTTACcctgaaaattatgcttgatttgcttgtgttgaggggttgttcttatgaaattgttgttaaattgatcttaaattttttgaaaaattagccgtcaggggtatatttgatacaaatcgaaaacttttgggacaaaattgaaacaaaataaaatttagggatatttttgaaatttttgtcaaactttaaagacaaaaaatatactttaccctatttataaatgattattttagtattttaatttgtaaaattagatattataaaaactaatcatgttatatttacataaaaaataactacttgtatatatatattaaaataaaaaatacacattaaaaataaattaaacaatacatatatttatatacgaatatataatgattaataaataatttaattactaatttttatatacacatgatatttttattataaaaattattttatatatatatatttaccccactatcaaaattttctggatccgtcactgtcCAACCCTACtctctcatttttctcttttccttcatTCTCCAACCAAATCTTTTTTCCTCTTAGAAGCCTAGCTAGTTAGCTAACTAGCCACCTTCAAATAATGCTACACATTGAGGATTACAAAATTATAAAGAGTAATGAtagagaattaattttttattaatataaattaattttttaaaattattttatttattgtcaaattatatattaaatcataaatttttaatttttaattttaaattataaattataaatttttaaaaaataaaaacttttaaaactaaaaaaatattgacaaatattaactactaataactaaaattagttcgttatattttttcaattataaaatgtaattaactttttcaaaatGTTCAAATATATAAATGTCGTATAACCACGGCCCACATACAAAAGCTTTTATATTATTCTTTCCTCGTACTTTTAGAAAATTGCATATGTTTAACAACTTTATAGTTATTATCAACATATATACCATAATAAACAACTTTTCCTTTCCCACCACTCCTAGCTACATCTCCATAAAGAGATCACAAGCACCACAAAGAGTGTTCTTTCTACCCAAGCATCCTCCGATGTGTCGTCGTTTTTCGCCACCTAACTCGACtcttagatgaagaataaaagtGGACAATTAATTGAATTCGCTTTTCCAGTGTTTCATCTCAATAACCATGCATCTCTTGCACCACTAGTGCAAAATCATCATCTCTTTGAAACCTCCAATCGCCGCCGGTAGTGCCACCAGATTTTTTTTCCTCTTTGGTATCTTAGATCCATATGCATCCATATTTTTCCCTCCTTCAATTGTTGTTTCATAGATTTTTTCCTATCTTGATATTAGTAGGTTCTTTAAATTTTTGGTATTGGATAAAAAATGGAATGGCACACGAGTAATGTtagcaaattaatttttttagtaaatattaactaaactttttaaagatattttgtttatcttaaattataaattataaataatctatttttaaacctaaatattaaaattagctaatccgttaatcctaaattataaacctaaattgactatttttaaatttaaattataaagatatTCTTTAATTGACTATTGTTTGCTTAATCCATTGATCCTCGTGGGATCAATACTCACTCACCAgagtttattacttggtacgatcccAGTGCACTTGCAGGTAAGTTGTGGATTATAAATTGGGCGCCACTTAGATAAACATACAAgaaacatcttttttaaaaaacaCATTACTTCTACCAATTAATACTCGACATGTAGCATTGATCAAACCAAAACACGGTTCATCTttaacagttttttttttcttttttatttgtggtCATAAACGGTTCATTTTgggttttttttcttcttcccggTCCTCCCCTCTTAGCGCCGCGGTCTCTCACTCTCACGGCCTCATCGCATATTCGCCGTCTCCGCCTGAGGGCTGAGGCAGAATCGTCACCTTCCCTCATCACAGCCTGATAGTCGCCGCCTCCAGCCCCGTCTTCATCGCCATTGCAGCAGCATTTTCGCCGGTCTTTGTCGCAGCTCGTCCGTCAGCCTCTTTGCCATTCGCCGCTCTTCCTTCCGGTAAGTCTTTTGTGATTTTATTTAGTGTGTGTCTTCTGACCTTCATGGAGTGTGGTAATTGAAGACAAAGGAATGCTGATGAAGAAGATTGGAACCATTATTATAGCAAGAATGTTATTAAGGGTGCTAATTAGTTTTAATGattaatgatgataatgatgagatGATTGTGGGTGCTGTTACTGAAGAAGCTCTATTACTTGTGTTGTTTTCAAACAGTTAAGAATGATTAAACAAAATGGCTCAGTGGGTGTGCCTCGTGTGCCATTGTTGAATTTGAAGTACAAAATTAGTGAATTTCTGTGTAAAGTGTAAACAACTAATCTTATGCCATTGTtagaatgtgaatttatcattgtCATGCATATTTGTATCTTGAAGTTTCGTATACGCAATGTAGATATTAAAGAAGAACTTGCAGCAATTCATATAATTTGGTGTTGTCTTGAttcattttattttgattatgttatattttctttttttagttggTTCTTTTAAAAAAGACTAGTACTAATGTTGTTGTTATAATtgataaagagaagagaacataTTTATCCTGATTCTTAATACAATTTATTCTGAGTTTCTATTTGATGATGAGCATTGTTAGAACCTTAGAACAAAAAAGAGTTTTTATAGTTCTTCACTTCTTCCCCAGCTAAATGACAAGCTAACACCATGAATGAGAATCATGTATCATTTTGAATTGAACTAATAATGTTACATGCTTCATATGATTCTGTTTTTATATTTCGCAAATGAATCAATCTATATACTAGAGTTTTgattaaaactaatgaaaattgaCAGAAAAAGTTCAAATGTATTTGACAAAGATCATACTTTTATTACATGTATGAATTTAATATTTGCTATAAGAGGATAAGCTTCCTCAAGATAATTCATTACAGATAATTTCTACTACAACAATGAATCATGCCTATAATACAGTTGATATTAAATATTTGGCCTATGTTTTGCCAATTTTTTCAATCTTTTGTTATTAATTCATTAAAATACATAGAATGGTGGAATCACGACGGATCTAAATGCCAGTTAATCTCCAATTGAGAGAAGTCAAGTGAGCCTTTCACTCTATTCAAAGCTGCTTGCCTGTGTTGCAGCAATGGATGAGAGGGATCTTCAATCTCTTTGGAGCTGCTGCCACCTTCACTTTTGTAGGGAGATTTTGTTGACaaatcttttcatttgattcaaagacACAAGCTATGATGATGAAGGGACACAGTACAAAATACATTAACTGCAAAGTCATGCTGTAAAAGTATAAAGGAGCTAGGTGATTATTTGAGCAAAGACAGCAACAAGGTTCAGTCATGATAATCAATAACAAATTCAATTCAGATGATTTTtaggaacaaaaaaaaaattaactcagtGATTATTCAGCAAGACAATTACAAATTCAAGGTTCAGTCACTAACAAATTCAACTCAGTGATGACTTTCAGCAACAAAAAGATTTACTTAAGTAATTATTTgagtaaaaaaataacaaattcaagGTTTAGTTACGATAATCAATAACAAATTCAACCAATTCAGGCATGAGACAGACCCCTTATATTGTATTTGTTGAATGGACTTCTATGCTTTGTTGCCTTTGTACTGTCCCTTAGTGTATTCAGGATACAGAACACATTATTTAAGATAAAGACAATTGATTTCTTGAAAATGTTGAcataatgttaaaattaattgtgTACCAAAataataaactattaaaaataaaaatccattAGAGCTTAATGGACAGAGCTTCATGTCAACAACCAAAGAACATGCCTGGATAAAGTTCCAAAAAACAATTATCCTGCCTCGTCTACTTTTAGATAGACTCCAAACAGTATGTTAGCtaatcaccaaaatatctcacCATACATAGTATGCTCACACAATGTTGATTCTACCATTGTAATTCTTTATATAAGAATATACAAGAGtaacaaaataatattaaattttatgtttgcAGCAACAACTTTTACAAGCAGTGTTCAGCATCCCCAAGGCATATCTATCTAAATAAACCATTAATCCAACTTCTAAACTGAAGTATACATATGGTCACAACTAATTAGGTTCAATCCAAACACAATGTAAATAGAAAATTCCAGCTCAATAACAAATTCATGTCAGTGAtgattttcagcaacaaaaaatCTAGTTCAGTGATATTCTTAGCAACAAAATCAAAGTGCATTGATAAATTACAGcaacaaaattgaaaaagaaagaacagGAGAATTTGTTGGCGGGAAGGAAGCTGACAGTGAAGAGGAAGTTGATGGCGAGAGCCGAAGCAAGAAGACAACAACGACGATCAGCCCTGGAACCTGTTGCTTCTGCCGCCAGCGGCGACAAGCGCAACAAAGGCAACAAAGGCACGGGATTGAGTGTGAGACAGTGACGAGACAGGGAGCGACAATGATGACCAGTCCCGGGACCTGCTGCTTCTGCTGCCGACGACGACAAGAAAGGCGCGCGAGGGCGACTGAGTGCGAGACGGTGATGACTGACGACGAGATTGAGTGCGACATTGGAGATAGTAGAGAGACCGGAGTCGAGAGAGGGAGAGAGCTTGTGCGAGAGCCACTGAGCCACGATGATAGAGATGAGAGAGCTCAGCTTTAGTGAGAAGGTGATGTTGAGGGAGGAGATGGTGAGGGTGAGGGCCTGAGGGGTGAGGGCTATGGTTTTAAACGACGTCGTTtgccaaagtaaaaaaaaatgaccCAGTCTGGGTTATGTAAACCGGTCAGGTTAAATCAAATCTAAAGAATAAATTAACCGGTTTTATAAATACACCACTCAACACATGACACATCGGCATCTTTTAGAAAAAGACGTTTGAGAGGTCTTGATGGGAGTATCCGCCTTATAAATtttgtaccaagttgttggtgccgttgtcggggattaattgtgattaacaaactaccagtttattgattacctagatttgacattttttttgttttctgttttctcttataaaaaaataaaaaaataaataaatacataaaaattatttctttctattctttcttcttttcccttaTTTTTACCACATGATACGTTTGATTCGATTttgtgttttgtgctaaggaaaataATGGAGaaagatcacatgggttactattTACACTCAATGGATGATTATATTACtatggatggaggaactatccgAATTTTGGTTGAAAAAGTCAAGGCCAAGAAAACTACAGTGGTCCATATTCTATCTATCAAGAAACATCATCTctctattcataccaagaaccgttatctccttattcatatcaagaaccataaGCTCTTGAGCTTGCCATGAAAGAATTAGAGAATACTACTACTCAAAGTTACATACATGAAATGAAAAtaagtgtcaaaaatatagaaaaacatGTGGAGTAGTTGATTACCAAGCACCTGACAGAGAAACTAGCAAATACCTTTCCAAtagatacaatgcaagatcctatggaagaaagagagaaaattaaTCAAAGGAGTTCACACTCTAGAGAATTAGAGAACTCTCCACCCTCAcgtatggaagaagaggaagatgcacaaataAAGGAGGAAGTCATGCACACTCCATACTTGCAAATTAAATTCCAATAATTAAGGAGAAAATCATACAAGTCCTTTAAACTCCATGCATACAAGCTTTTGGGAAGAAAAATTTGAATGCACCACCCACATTTGAACTAAAGTCTTCTCCTCcaacacttgaatatgctttcttTAGTCCTAGTGAATCAGAGAATTGTATGGAGGTTGCCTTTTGGTGAGTATCCTTTTTTTCCTCATGTTCactgaagtcatttctcttaaccaactggaagaagaggaagaaaatttaagaactagccgtcaagctagtgacattaaagaagcgcttgttgggaggcaacccaacattaggtaatttctttttatttttctttttctttgcttcatGTTGCATATTATTTcatggattaagtttggtgttgctacacCAACATGATGCTTGCATTTCACTATGTACTTAGCCAAGCCTTTCATTGATTGtgtcaaactaagtttggtgttcttacaccaagtttggtgttgccacactTCACCCATGCAAGGTCCACTCCCCCCCATGATTACATTAGCaacatgtttattttgctttattttgcctTTACTATtggttttgtttttaattttttttttgttttatttaaatgaaCTTCCGCCTTGCTTTCTTATTTCCACTAGACAATCATGATTATTCTTATTTCCATCACCactgtttttctttgttttctgagGACAAataaccattctaagtttggtgttggaggttATGCTCTACATAACCTAAAAGGATGATAAAGAGAAAGATGATGAAGTGGATGGCAATGAGAACTAAGGTTGTTGACTTCTAATCGCTTCCTTCTTTTTTAACTATATGAATATGTTATCTTGTTCTATCTTATATAATGCATTTAGAATTCCTATTAGTCAAGTGTATATCATTACTTGTCCATCACAACCCACAATTATAATTGTGCTTGCTCTTACACGTGGACAAGAATCATGTACcaagaaagaacaaaaagaaaaagggattGATAATAAAGAACATGACAATGTAAGTTTAGAATGCTAAACTAACTAAGAATGTTAAACACGAGCTGAACCAAATTGCTTGAGGCCTTAGTCTAGAGGACTATTATGTGATCTTTACACTTGATAAAGTCTTATAGGAGCAACATGTAATGaaaaaaaaggggttggaagagaagtcgaaggctctgagtaccattGACTAAGgatattcaaagaaaaataagcTCAAAGAGCATCCTAGTCAAGTACTTGTCGTACTTAtgtatcaaacaaaaaaaaaaaacttgaaaataaaacatttagagtcatggctaggctcaaggtgtaaagcatccccccccccccaaaaggAGAAAGttaaaggctctgagcaccaatgATGGAGAATGTTAAAAGGACATGGTAAGCTCAAAGAGCTCCCCAATTATGTGTTTTTGTGTCGagcaaagcttgagacaaaacatttagagtgacgactaggctcaaggtgcaaagcactgaatgaaaataaactatggaaagaaagtaaataagcttgcTTCAAGGTGATGATTCAAAGAAGGATTCTATAATCTAATCCGGACAGAGGTCTTGAAAGATTATAACCAATTGTGTTGAATTGTGCATAGGTGAAACGGCTAACTAAACTCATTTGGATTGCAACCATTCACCTTTGTAAGTTAAGGTTGAAAATCTTAATGACTAAGTCATGATTCTTTGCTTGTTTGAGGACAAGTAAGaacttaagtttggtattgtgatacATGTGCATCTTAAGCACTTTTCATTAGCATTTCTTATGAAAAAGTTGTGACTTTTGcttaataattatatgattttcaAGACTTTTCTATTAGtactttgattttatttattacaTTATTCTTGTAGGAAAATGTtagaaaaagagaaacaaaagaaCAATGAGGAAtcaatgcaagaattaaagacaagTGCAAAGAGAATTTGTGGATGTTGTCAACCCTGATCTCTTCATACTCCTGATGCGCGAACATCTTGTACCTATTTTCCATTGGTTTTCTAGTCGTTTTTAGTTataatttattaagttttatactattttagtgccaaaatcctctttggatgctattttgagtgttttagtgtttttatttatttctggTGAAATTCGAAGCAATTTGGTAAATTTTTGAGTAAAAAGGAGAATACTTGAACCTCTTCTAAGGGTCACAAGAACGCATCTAGAATAAGGATCATACTCCCATTCCATccagattcataaaattaagaacgaaagtaatccttgaaactgaatcacctacattaattaaaatagaaaaagcaataatcttaatccatagaaataaacagagctcctaaccttaaccaaggaggtttaatGGCTCATGACTTATAAAGAAAGCAAGGGTTCTGAAAGGTGTAATGTGCGAAAAAGTAAACATCTTCGataccttaactgctttctcttaTTGATTTCTCACTAATTctcttatttgctttctttattcttgaattactgtttaatgctatTTCAAATCATAGAACCAATTTTTCTGTCTGCCTAACTAAACTAATCagtcaaccattgttgcttagtccatcagttctcatgggatcgaccctcactcacctgaggtattacttggacgacttgaTTGTGGATATTCTCAAAATCTGCACCAACTCCGAGCATAACTTAAGCTATAGAGGTCCATTTGACATGGTTTTAACGGCATTAGAAAGCCAACTTCCAaagatttccaacaatatataatagtctatactttttctcGGGCATCACGGCACTAAACGCCATGACATTAGCGTTTAGCGCCAAACCGCATCCACCAGCAATTATTCTTGGGACTCCCGGTGCTAAACGCTACTCCTCCGGCGTTTAGCACCCGACAGGCAGCAAGAAAGTGCAAAAATGCGTAAAACGAGGCACCAAACACCACCAAAGTGGTGCCGAACGCCTACAACATCCCTGGACCTAAGAAATTTTCGTAATTAATGAAATTTGAAGACAACAAGCTTAAATTATAAGAAAGATCACTAGTTAGTCAAAGAgtcattaaaaaaagatttgatttgattatatttgattttattttgatttagtttgAATTTAAATTCTAGGTTTAGTCTT
Encoded here:
- the LOC112748961 gene encoding uncharacterized protein, whose translation is MPGTVTVLRTCPVRVGGQLDESQAYFHRLFWTFPPCIEDGNSNILPVAFALVEGENAESWSFFLSHLRQHVTPQPAANFALTFKGKDARRLLVNAAYAKTEVEFNYWFDILRSENPAMCDWANRIDYSLWTQYCDEEHRFGHMTTNISECVNSILKGVRNLLVCSLVKATYGRLAELFVRKGREAQAQLGTGQQFSQYLAKCIEANLKTARCFTVTVYDRDNSEYTVAETTPTGSFSLGSYRVSLGSQICDCGYFQALHFPCPHALACCSNSRVTWQPYVHQVY
- the LOC140179334 gene encoding serine/threonine-protein phosphatase 7 long form homolog, translating into MRRQQGMRLDDRYIPYLQMAGLYHLARLNDRWFRIDEPLVSAFVERWRPETHTFHMPFGECTITLQDVAYQLGLPVDGHYVSGCLTDFHVYIEGGRPAWQWFHELLGVLPPENQIQKFVVNCTWFQETFGECPDGADEETVRHFARAYIMMLEEMGGYSWGSAALAWLYRCMCRVANRHVMKLAGPLQLLQSWIFWRFPAFRPAGYDAFSWPLASRWSGYNPGISNKGPRVEMARLRIDLLQPRDFIWMPYSSPDVLQVVHPEVLEPRHTMLWRCVTSLIYFTVVEWHQVDRVLPQFGGVQPPPYPTLNIDFLMSKDGRGGDRWFLSHLRHWHAHWETRADHVLRFDVVADPGPSHEFLAWWHQYGKRFLSPEMYLGDPRGIPVPVEATQRGPGRVPDMDRVDDVPDRRRIERRSRVGTRRSQREWRWLDKAMEEGEEAGGGRGRR